The sequence GGTGGCCCCGTTTCGTACGACGGTGCGGACATGCAGCAGGCACACGAGGGCATGGGAATCACCGAAGACGCCTTCGACCGTGTCGCGCTGTATCTCACGGAAGCGCTGGAGGAAAACGGCGTCGCCGAAGACGACATCGAAACGATCATCGAGCAGGTGGCGGGCCTCGAATCAGATATCGTCGGACAGTAGCGGTTCGGCATCCCACGGCGTGTCGTGCGCATCGACTACGCCTGACGAACGCTGTTACTTCCTTTTCTTTTGGAGAGAAATTAAGGCCCTGGGAATCTGGCATCGCGTATGTCCCCGCCCGAATCACGGCGCGGAGTGACATCCTCCATCGGCGTGATCCTGCTGGTCGCGCTGGCCGTGCTTCTGGCGACCGTTGCCGGCGCGTACGTTCTCAGCTCCATCGACGAACTCGAACAGGACGAACCGCGGGCGATGTTTTCGCTCAACGCAGAGGGGACGACGGTAGAAATCAGCCACACCGGGGGCGATGCGATCGATGGGACCCAGTTGTACGTCACGTCGGCGTCACGGGGATCGCTTGGCAACTACGCCGGGACGGATGGACAGTCCTGTCAGCGCACGCTGCCCGAGGTGGATCTGGGGACGGACTGTCACGTGCCCAATGCGGCCAACGAGACGCTCTACGTGATCTGGCGTGGCTCGGGCCGAGGCACCGTACTCGCCCGATGGCCGGGAACCGGGCCGGTGACGCCGACGGCGACGGCGACGCCAGCGCCACCCGCGATGCCGGCCACGTCGACCGCAACGCCGACGGCGACGGGGGCGCCAACGGAGACCGCAACGCCGACGGCGACACCGACCCCGTCGAATCAGCCGCCGGTAGCGGCGTTCACGGCGTCCCGCAGAGGGCGGTCGTCCAACGTCGACCTGGATGCGTCCGCCGCGAGTGACCCCGACGGCACCATCGTCTCGTACGAGTGGTACGTCGGCAGTGACGGCGCCGTCGACTACACTGGCGACGCCGTCTCGGAGGCGAACGTACCGTCGGGGACGGCGGTGACGCTGGTGGTTACCGACGACGACAGCGCGACGGCGAGCGAAACGAAGACCGTCACCTAACGGCACCACCGACGACTCGTCGGTCGCCTGCTGGACGCATGACGCACGCTTCTGGCGTGGATCGCGGCCACTCGC comes from Haloplanus sp. XH21 and encodes:
- a CDS encoding group I truncated hemoglobin, which produces MTESQSLYAKIGGREAVEAVVSDFYDRVFADPLLEPYFDGIDREALYSHQVQFISAVAGGPVSYDGADMQQAHEGMGITEDAFDRVALYLTEALEENGVAEDDIETIIEQVAGLESDIVGQ
- a CDS encoding type IV pilin, which gives rise to MTSSIGVILLVALAVLLATVAGAYVLSSIDELEQDEPRAMFSLNAEGTTVEISHTGGDAIDGTQLYVTSASRGSLGNYAGTDGQSCQRTLPEVDLGTDCHVPNAANETLYVIWRGSGRGTVLARWPGTGPVTPTATATPAPPAMPATSTATPTATGAPTETATPTATPTPSNQPPVAAFTASRRGRSSNVDLDASAASDPDGTIVSYEWYVGSDGAVDYTGDAVSEANVPSGTAVTLVVTDDDSATASETKTVT